From Calothrix sp. PCC 6303, a single genomic window includes:
- a CDS encoding cytochrome c oxidase subunit II, which yields MEQVPVSLLTLLAGIVITIVSIWVGQNHHLLPVQASQQAPLVDNFFNVMFTIAVALFLIVEGAILVFAYVYRRRRGDDGDGIPIEGNLALEIFWTAVPSVIVIGLGIYSVDVFTQMGGFGAGSHHMMSQAGNSPSYHVMSQTAVAGTLDEEVTPVAGKQANIGLGGTSGKTADLTVDVTGMQFAWLFNYAKDEINTGELHVPIGADVQVNLAATDVIHSFWIPQFRIKQDAIPGQATQLRFVATKTGTYPIVCAELCGGYHGSMRSRVIVHTPEDYQSWLLANRPVIEPPPKPPEAVQEEIQVEIQEQIQPELEPEFNEELPENLETPEVEAIQAVALKS from the coding sequence ATGGAACAAGTTCCTGTTTCGCTGTTAACCCTACTGGCTGGAATTGTAATCACAATTGTCAGTATTTGGGTTGGTCAAAATCACCACCTTCTGCCAGTACAAGCATCGCAACAAGCGCCATTGGTAGATAATTTTTTTAATGTGATGTTCACTATTGCCGTCGCTCTATTTTTAATAGTAGAAGGTGCAATATTAGTATTTGCATATGTATATCGTCGTCGTCGTGGTGATGATGGTGATGGTATACCAATTGAAGGAAATCTTGCTTTAGAAATTTTCTGGACGGCAGTTCCCTCAGTTATTGTGATTGGTTTAGGAATATATAGTGTTGATGTATTTACCCAAATGGGTGGTTTTGGGGCTGGAAGTCATCACATGATGAGTCAGGCAGGTAATTCTCCTTCATACCATGTCATGTCTCAAACTGCTGTAGCTGGAACTTTAGATGAAGAAGTAACTCCAGTAGCAGGCAAACAGGCAAACATTGGTTTAGGTGGAACTTCTGGAAAAACAGCCGATTTAACAGTAGATGTCACCGGGATGCAATTTGCATGGTTATTTAACTATGCCAAAGATGAGATTAATACGGGTGAGTTACATGTTCCCATTGGTGCAGATGTCCAAGTAAACTTGGCTGCAACTGATGTGATTCACTCTTTTTGGATTCCTCAATTCCGGATTAAACAGGATGCAATTCCTGGGCAAGCTACTCAACTCAGGTTTGTTGCTACCAAAACCGGAACATACCCGATAGTTTGTGCTGAATTATGTGGAGGGTATCACGGTTCGATGCGATCGCGTGTGATTGTCCACACACCAGAAGATTATCAAAGTTGGCTTTTGGCAAATCGTCCAGTTATTGAACCACCTCCAAAACCTCCCGAAGCAGTTCAAGAAGAAATTCAGGTGGAAATTCAAGAGCAAATTCAGCCAGAATTAGAACCAGAATTCAACGAAGAATTACCCGAAAATTTGGAAACACCAGAGGTTGAGGCAATTCAAGCAGTAGCGTTGAAAAGTTAG
- the fdxB gene encoding ferredoxin III, nif-specific, translating into MATVTGLTFGGKAWTPKYVQDIDKHKCIGCGRCFKICGYNVLSLKAVNDEGEFVDEDEDEVEKKVMTVENADNCIGCQACARICSKNCYTHAALEQ; encoded by the coding sequence ATGGCTACAGTTACAGGATTAACATTCGGTGGTAAAGCTTGGACTCCCAAATATGTCCAGGATATTGATAAACATAAATGTATCGGTTGTGGCAGATGTTTTAAGATTTGTGGTTACAACGTATTATCACTTAAAGCAGTAAATGATGAAGGAGAATTTGTAGACGAAGACGAAGACGAAGTTGAAAAAAAAGTAATGACTGTAGAAAATGCTGATAACTGTATTGGTTGTCAAGCTTGTGCCAGAATTTGCTCAAAAAATTGCTATACCCATGCAGCATTAGAACAGTAA
- a CDS encoding helix-turn-helix domain-containing protein, translating into MSYTIPNMSCIGCDKCRPQCPTGAIKLENNEYWIDPSLCNNCEGFYSEPQCVEVCPINIPIKLQTKKGRCKVEAGVATSPDLFSNGKSNPFASSIAIWEACNVLAQRGSLAWEIDSEGYISYSRQVNQGKGAIAFHLTAAQDTDQLATELKAVEALDIRAACVNLIFAAYATTVKQAWQTEFILSDKQLEKYLGLEKRKDLTKSAKLHLIKSLVNQVCSLIVSINWFQQGRIRGFDIEKSRLWELVETQHHFQQDEIGCKYLTGLTFKVKAGKWSQYFLNRQACKERTAFYQYGSLPKSLLNTAMSMWQQHEGATRLMLWLLFKTKMGKEQRITVPTLLRVAYGETKVATAYRQRDDRKRLLRTFESDLEVLNHFGLKPNFDPITYPPNIQPMWAKLVDIPEDPEEAIEFWINDGGGKNRLTDIGPRGKWNLLMNARILSFELPPELEQAASSARKKQTIAKERRKTRTVSGLLGEQISQARKNLNLSQRELAKLAGKSQSWIRDIENGRLKVKSEDQGVLKKVLGIG; encoded by the coding sequence ATGTCTTACACGATTCCGAATATGAGTTGCATTGGATGTGATAAATGTCGCCCCCAATGTCCTACAGGTGCTATTAAATTAGAAAATAATGAGTATTGGATTGATCCGTCTCTTTGTAACAATTGTGAAGGCTTTTACTCAGAACCTCAATGTGTCGAAGTTTGTCCCATAAACATCCCGATCAAACTACAGACGAAAAAAGGAAGATGTAAAGTTGAAGCTGGAGTTGCAACCAGTCCAGATTTATTTTCTAATGGCAAAAGTAATCCCTTTGCATCATCGATTGCAATTTGGGAAGCATGTAATGTTTTAGCTCAACGTGGTTCATTAGCTTGGGAAATAGATTCTGAGGGTTATATATCTTACAGTCGTCAGGTGAATCAGGGCAAAGGCGCGATCGCATTCCATCTTACAGCCGCTCAGGATACCGATCAACTGGCAACGGAGCTAAAAGCTGTGGAAGCGCTAGATATTCGTGCTGCCTGTGTTAACTTAATTTTTGCGGCTTATGCCACAACTGTAAAACAAGCTTGGCAAACTGAATTTATCTTGAGTGACAAGCAGCTGGAGAAATATCTGGGACTGGAAAAACGTAAAGATTTAACCAAATCGGCAAAATTGCACCTAATTAAAAGTTTGGTAAATCAAGTTTGTTCGCTGATTGTTTCCATTAACTGGTTCCAACAGGGAAGAATTCGCGGTTTTGATATCGAAAAAAGCCGTCTGTGGGAACTAGTGGAAACTCAGCATCACTTCCAGCAAGATGAAATTGGATGCAAATATCTAACTGGTTTAACTTTTAAAGTCAAAGCTGGAAAATGGTCACAATATTTTCTAAATCGACAAGCATGTAAAGAACGAACTGCTTTTTATCAGTATGGTAGTTTACCTAAATCACTACTGAATACGGCAATGAGTATGTGGCAACAACATGAGGGTGCCACCAGACTGATGTTGTGGTTACTATTTAAAACTAAAATGGGCAAAGAACAACGTATCACTGTCCCGACACTGCTTCGTGTTGCCTATGGTGAAACTAAAGTGGCAACTGCTTATCGGCAACGGGATGATAGAAAACGTTTGTTACGAACTTTTGAAAGTGATTTGGAAGTTCTTAACCACTTTGGATTGAAACCCAATTTTGACCCCATTACCTATCCACCGAATATTCAGCCAATGTGGGCAAAATTAGTGGATATTCCTGAAGATCCGGAAGAAGCGATCGAATTCTGGATTAATGATGGTGGTGGTAAAAATAGGTTGACAGATATAGGACCCCGTGGTAAGTGGAATCTGTTGATGAATGCGCGCATTTTGTCCTTTGAACTACCCCCGGAATTAGAACAAGCAGCTTCTAGCGCGCGGAAAAAACAAACAATTGCCAAGGAAAGGAGAAAAACCAGAACTGTCAGCGGATTATTGGGTGAGCAAATTTCCCAAGCACGCAAAAATCTCAACCTTTCACAACGAGAACTAGCGAAGCTTGCAGGGAAGAGTCAAAGTTGGATTCGGGATATCGAAAATGGTCGTCTTAAGGTTAAATCGGAAGATCAAGGTGTTCTGAAAAAAGTGTTAGGGATTGGTTGA